The genomic window TGACCTTAGGAAAAAAATCCGAGTTGCCGTTTTAACTTGGCTGAGCTGTCTACCAAAAGAAGAGAGACTGGACTATTACATAGTTGCTCTTGGCGATATATCCAGAGACGTACGAAAAAAAGCAGAAATACAATTGGGAGAATTATTTCCTTATTTCCACGTTCAATTAAAGCAAACGTTGTTCGAGCGCTTTAAAAAAAGTAAGGAAGAGAAGGAGCAGCTGAGTATCCTCAATGTTCTTATCCATGGTACAAGGAAGGAGTACCTATTTCATTTGTTTGACTTGTATCCGGATAGCATAAATGACACTGTACAAACAGAAATCAAAAGACGAATTATTCTATGGGAGTATGAGTGGAATCGGCGGTTTTTTATTGCCTTTACGGAGGAGGAACAGGCGCTGTTAAAAGAAGGCGAAGAACAGGTTCAACTATTTATATTTGATAATAATGAAAAATAGGAAAGTAAAGAGGGAACCAAAGATTCTAAAGAGAAGATAGTTACCAATAGTTGATTATAGAAAGGGAACTGTATGAAGAAAAATTTTCAAGACTGGCTTCACATTGCGGCACATATTCCGGACACTATAGAAGTGGATACTTTCTGTCCTTCGTGTAGCTGTGCATCAGTGGACTATTGTTACTGTGGCGATCGAAAAACAAGGGTGGGCTATGGTTTGTTTTGGTGTATGAGCTGTAAAAAAGGGATTCATATTAGTCGATTAACAATACCGGAAACAATACCAGACGGAAAAATTGCCTATTTTGATGATCCGAATGGAGCAGAGAAAATGACTCGCTATGTGCCGGAGTTTGAGCGGATCACGCCATAGGGAATATAAAAAAACCGAAGCAAAAACCGTTGAGTTGGTAGTTGTTTCGGTTTTTTATCTAGTTTTTTAAGACGAATGATTGTGTTTTTTACTCAGTAAAATAAGGGAACATGCACTTATTAATGAAAGGAATCCACTGTATATCAAACTATTCTGATCACTTTCTCCTGTTGCTGGAAAGCTTTTCTTTTTAGTTGTGGTTTCTTGCTCTGTAGTAGTTGTAGCGGCCGTTTCAGCAGAATCAGAAGGGCTGCTTTCAGATGAAGCGCCAGTTGCTAAAGGAATTTTAAAGAGAACGGGTTCGCTAAATTCGACGCCACCAACTGTATAAACGATGACGGACATCAATCGTCCGGTTTCAAAATTACTACCTGATATAGAGAAGTTTCCATTAGCGTCAGCATGGACAACTTGAAGTGGCTCCTTTGTTTCTAAGCCAACTTCATAGAAGTAAACACTGGCATATGGGAACGTGATGCCTGTAAGCATATTTGTCTGTGCATCATAATTAATTGTTGGAGCATTCAATGTTGGACTATCACTTTTCACAATATACGTACAAGTGATGACATAACTTGTACCATTAGTATCTGTTGCGAGTAGTTTTGTTGTATGCAAATCAAGTGTTGCTGTCGTCTGATCGCTTCCTTCTTGGAATGCTAAGGTGTGAAACCTTAATTTCAATACTTGCTCAAGGACAGCTTTAAAATCTTCTGCTTTAGGTGTAGCGCCCTTGGTGTACGAAGCAGCTGGACTAGCTGTGTGCTTTAATTCAGTGACGATGTTCTCTTCTGATGAAGCGGTAGTATCTGTCTTTGCTTCCGTTGATGGTACAGTAGCTTCGCTTGACTCAATGATAGCTGGTCCGCTTTCTTCAATGGATGGGGTAGTAGTCTCAGCCTCTTTAACGGATTCCTCCGAACGTGGGGTGGTGACTTCTGTACTAGAAAAACTACCTTCCGCTTCTTGAGAATCTGTTTCTGCGAAAGCTGAAAATCCAAAGGAAAAAGAACCAATCATTAATAAACCAACCAAACCAATTTTTTTCATAATATCCCTCCTATAGTATCGTTGCAACGTTATTGTAACATAAAAGATATGAAAAAGACATGTAAAAGTCATTTTTGAATTATTTATTTATAGCTTATTTCCATTCTAAATATGAGGAATAGTTATGAAAACAGTGTTCACAGACAAACGAAAGAAAATAGCGTAAAATGGAAAATGAAAAATAAAGCGTAATTGACGAGAAATCGTAAGTTAGATGGAGGGAAACAATGAAAGAGCTGATCGATAAAATCAATCATTTTAGAGATGAAAGGGAGTGGAGACAATACCATCATCCAAAGGATTTGGCAATCTCAATTTGTCTTGAGGCATCAGAACTGCTTGAAAATTTTCAGTGGTTGACAGATGAAGAAGCTGTAAAAGAAAATGAGGAAAACATTCGGCAAGAGCTTGCAGATGTTCTGATATATAGTTTAATGTTGGCTTCTGATTTGAACTTGGATGTTCATGAAATCATTGAAAGCAAAATGACATTGAATGCATTAAAGTATCCAGTGGAAAAAAGTAAGGGGAGTAGAGAAAAATACACAGAATTTTAAATTTTAAAACAATAAAAAACGATTAATTTTCTATTTGTGAATGTTTATGTTCTAAATGATGTAAATATTCGCATATTAACTGGAAATTACTTATAAAATTGGGTACAATAAACGTACTGGTGCTATTGTACTGGTATTTGGGTAAACCTGTAAAAAAATTGTGGTTTTTTTACAGGGCCTCGCAGATTGGTTGGCGCCGATTTGTGAGGTGCCTTTTTTTTGTTTATCGTAAAAATGTAGGATAGAAAAAAACGATATCGGCAGCTGCCCGATATCGTCGCAATAGCGTATACCAAAATCAATACTCTTTTGCCGGATTGGCGCACAGAAAAGAATTCCTAGCGGAAGAAATGAATTTTCTGTGCTGGAGTATGCAAAAAAACATTGGGAATTGGTACTATTGGCAATAAAGTTGGGCAATTGTGGTTGTCTCAACATTCTTTTTGCTCGGTTGGCGCCGAAACAGAAAGAACCAAATATATTTGATAATTATTTTTTTCTATCCTACTATTACAAGTATATACGAACAAAAACAAAAGGCAAGACAAAAAGTGAGAAAAGAATAGCGTTTTTGTGGAAAATAACACAGATTTCAGCTGAAGTAGCTAATTTTTTGCCAACGTATTAATGAGTTGGTAATCTTAAAATAATAGTTATATCAAAAATATCATTTATTTTCATATCTTTTTTTGAAGCAAAACAACTTAAAATAGAGGGAGATGTTCCAGTGACCTTGGATAGATTGATTTGATTATTCCTTTATAATCAGAAAAATCAGTATTTTCTCATTATTCTTCAAAAGAATTCAAAAAAATGATAATTAGTCTAATTCTATTTATGTTAGAATTACTTGATATACAAAAATAAAATTTTCTGAAGTTATGCCTTAATAAAAAGAATTGATTAACGGAACAACAGCGTTTTTAAATGAAG from Enterococcus sp. 9E7_DIV0242 includes these protein-coding regions:
- a CDS encoding LPXTG cell wall anchor domain-containing protein, yielding MKKIGLVGLLMIGSFSFGFSAFAETDSQEAEGSFSSTEVTTPRSEESVKEAETTTPSIEESGPAIIESSEATVPSTEAKTDTTASSEENIVTELKHTASPAASYTKGATPKAEDFKAVLEQVLKLRFHTLAFQEGSDQTTATLDLHTTKLLATDTNGTSYVITCTYIVKSDSPTLNAPTINYDAQTNMLTGITFPYASVYFYEVGLETKEPLQVVHADANGNFSISGSNFETGRLMSVIVYTVGGVEFSEPVLFKIPLATGASSESSPSDSAETAATTTTEQETTTKKKSFPATGESDQNSLIYSGFLSLISACSLILLSKKHNHSS
- a CDS encoding nucleotide pyrophosphohydrolase — its product is MKELIDKINHFRDEREWRQYHHPKDLAISICLEASELLENFQWLTDEEAVKENEENIRQELADVLIYSLMLASDLNLDVHEIIESKMTLNALKYPVEKSKGSREKYTEF